caatatcatcaacctctgtcaacaagttcccaataggatttgagtgcttctgttatcaggcctgatccccgcagagtgtgtatcatgagatgccagtaaaggattctgggtgtcattgtccggcttaccacaaaccaaacACCTTAACATtctttgcgaaacaaacaggttagaatggactcagtcggtcctcattattaacaacatcttttttttctttttttttttttctgtctttttttcatttttctcttttttcatcttttttttgttgtggtcgaatcttatggagattgcctacgtatcatgaccccgcatgaatcagaccttgcgtagttcggaccaataaaagataaacaatactaaacattttttcaattttcatattaaaaccaaactgggtttcaaaggttcaaagatgacctacaaacttaaaaatcaaataacccgcatactctaatcaaaatatttacaaactaaaaaacaaacggccagttccttttcccgtttgacaaatgcaaccaaatggttatttttttgcaaatctcacatgaattttgaggccggggaggattattttttgtcactttacaaacttgtccgttcttttacgaaaataacctttcgacaactgaaagatactctaaggctatttcggcaggaatggtttaagacgcggccgaagctggctcggcatattatgacaaaatttaaacggtattcacctgaccgctgacttttttttcaaattacaataaaaacctagtgttgtaaacacggcccttcagcgcctcgggaacgaagatttataaggctgtgtgggtcaactagaccaaaaatcctaaacatgacccaaaaggtggctgtttatgccaagtcagccttccggcgtccctttcgggaacattcggctatttatgacaaaacaacatcacctgacttatttatgactttttttatcgttttttttttcaaaaatagaaaactcaatattgcaaacacggcctttcaacgcctcagggacgaagatttttaaggctgtgggggcCAATTAGACCAAATCCAAAacaatgacccaaaaggtggcagtttatgcaaagtcagccctccggcgtccctctcgggaacattcggctatgtcttgataaaacaacgtcacccgacttctttatgacaaaattaaaatttgacatattattcttttattattatttatttgtttttggctttttagcaaaaggtggggttggacccgatgagggttgcctacgtatctcacatccggtgagaatcaaacccgcgtagttcgggcctcgtgaataagtaaatgaactaatatttttttaaaattggaactgtgaaagaactgcttcaaaagaagaaaggaagtatatatatatttttttgattgatttctttttgaaagaaagacttgtaaaaattccttttcttttgatttgaactttgagaatttcaaaagtaaaaggaagtttttttctgaatttccatttgttttttttttcttattctaaagaaaaaagaaaatatttttggaattttacttttgataaaagaaatgcttctaaaaaatatttttttgaattttgaattttcttttcaattttgaaagaagaatcaaaatattttcggatttgttttttaaaaaaaagagaacatttttattatttttgttttatcaacaataaagatatttatattattttttgcaagacatatctttttggaattttactttgaattttcttggcaagacaaatactctttgcaacaaataaagatatatatatcttttggaaataaaaaaaacttttcggatttatatataaatatatatatatatatatttgcgacatataatgaaagactttttatttttttattttttttattttttgcattttcataagcaaataaataataaaaaaaaccattttaaaaataagactctttttcattttcattttcattttcattttcatggcaagacaaactatatttttttctatttttatttttgaaaaacaaaacagaacaacgactctttttttttcttttcttagcttttaataaaacaaactaataagacatttttttctcattttctcaaaatttcggcagagttttgacagtatttgggcatttgttttcttttcaaaaataaacaatcaattccctaaccgctatttctttttttttcaatttcaaaatattattcctgatattcacaagtcagtcagcacacaagtctgaatcaaataaatgcgcaagtagtagcaagtaagatgcatcaggatggtcattttcatttttggtacacctgtcctagacagactcaacccctgtgttgagcctccaaagtcagatgcacatgatgcagataagcgttcctactagggatccgacatgtggctttgttatactaggttcagaacctgggtgtttgttctagacatggcttacccgagcggacagctcgagccggggggggggcagcgtaccgggaatacagaagcttcaccggcttagcaacttgtccgaacctcgttctaaattgggattttgacactatacagaaaagaagtcgtacgaagtacacccttcttcatgattcagaagactcagagaggataggggtttcgacatagtttatatacaattcacataatatcaaagcggtaaaaacagcaTTTAGCACCTTaagctcaaaacatgtaaaaatcagataaagccaaatataataatttatctaagctcgaatttctaaccctgaaccagtggttctgggtcaatatccccagcagagtcgccagagctgtcaaacctccttttttcgcccctgagagggtacaagagagttttttccaattaaaggacaatcgaaacgggatttatttatttctttcagagtcaccacttgagagatttagggtgtcccaagtcaccaattttaatcccgaatcgaggaaaagaatgactccatattacagtctgcgtaccagaaatccggataaggaattctgttaacccgggagaaggtgttaggcattcccgagttccgtggttctagcacggtcgctcaactgtcatattcggcttatttatctgtttttcaatacaattatgaaccaatgtgccaattttaaccttctaccactttattattattattttaaagaatgtgaacatcgcttaaaaagcatgtctttggactgcgtcacctgaaatgcacccacaatccggaacatattttatttgatgttttgggatttggatttgggtcgcatgaaatgcacacccgagtttaagaaagtagattattaaacacgcgcctaaagagactatcgtgttattattttgggaaggctgtgaaattcgctaaacggccctcctgaattccaagtaattttaaaacaagtatttactgagggccccgcaatttgtatttttattcggcgaggttcatctcattcttattttttttaaaggaatttgcaacgtcatggaaatgcatctcagaccacgccacaatcaatatacccgtgattagagacacatttcgattccgttgagatttggatttgggtcacataaatgtgcacccgagtttaaggagataacattattaaatgcgcgcctaaagcaactagcgtattgttattttgggacggccataaaattcgctaaacggcatgtcccgaattctaattattttaatatatacatttagagggccccgcggcttgtgcattttttttttttttttttgcgataaacatcttcaactcttctcttttgtatccatgctcaactttcaagttacatttaCAGtgtattaatcgtgtacctggtaatAGCCAAGCAAAAGCAGAAggagaatgatcagctgagtggtatgcaacaaacacagcaacagcagatgcacagcaacaacaaccaaccaacaatgatgaagctcacaagtggtcgagcaaacaaacaaacaaacccaGAAACAGAACAATGAATCCAgctaggggtgggcatatatcaGTTTGAACCGAAAAAACCGACCgaaccaattttttttaaatttcggtTTCGGTTATTCGGTTTTTTCGGTCGGtttcaaattaaaatttttaaaattcagTTTTTCGGTTCGGTTGTCGGTTATTGATTTACATTTTTCGGTTAACCGAAAAACCGAACTAATACTAATATAGGCTAAGGCCCAAGTGAATTCAGCTCTTCCATACTTATATAGGCTAAGGCCCAAGTTTATGTTCCATTAAAATCAGCCCATCCCAAACCCAAATACCCAATTGCCCATCAGGCATATCAGCTGATCATCTCCTTTTCTTTTCCCATTCTTACTTTCTTAGGCAGTTCCGCAGTTAGGCAGCTAGGGTTTTTATTTCTCCCTTCTCTTCTCACTTCACTTCTCACTTCTCAGTTTGGCAGTTCCTCGCCGGCTCGCCCCCAATTCCCCAAATACGCTAGGGCTTCCATTGATAAACTGGTGGAGTGGTGGTTTTCCCAAATACGCTAGGGATCTATCATTGTCGTCAAATTTCTTGCGGAAGGTAAGGTTAATTTTTGTTATATTTcgctcatttcttctttttttgtgttCTCTACTCCTCGACCCTCGCCGatcttctcttctttctctcgtttcagtttattttttatttttttcctgtgAAAAGTAAGTATTTAAAGACTTAAAGATGCATGCAACATAGAAAGAAGTCTTGAGTCTTGACTCTTGAATGTGATGTCCATTTTCTTGTAATATTTGTTGATTTTAGTGTTGTTGAGAGGTTCTAAGTTCTAACTtgttattaaaacaagaaaagctCACTGGTCAGTAATTTTTTTTAAGCAAGGTCATACTCATTACATTACATGGGTCATACTCACTGAGAGTTGTGTACTTGTGTTTGATGCAACATTGCATCAATTTCATCACCATCGTGTTGTTCAGTATTTTATTGTTATGTTTGTATCACTGCTCAGTATTTTATTGTTATGTTTGTATTCTTTTTTGTAGATGGAAGAAAATGGAAGTAGGGTAAGCGAAACCTGCGAAGGTGGGGGTTCGAATGATAGCTTACCTAATACTGAAGGTCTCAGTCCAGACAGTCCTGATGAAGCTCCAAAGAAAAGGAAAGTGATGCAACCTAGATCTGATGCTTGGAAAcattttgagaaatatgatgATCCTAGTGGAGCTAAAAGAGCAAAATGTAACTACTGTCAAAAAACTTATGCTGCTGCTACGAAAGGTAATGGTACTACATCAATGAACAATCATCtcattaagtgtcccaaaatgcCCCGTATCATGGATAATAGTCAAACACAAATCAGTTTTCTACTAGCTTCAAATGGGGCAAATGAAGGGGTGCTTACCACTTGGAAATTTGATCAAGCACTTAGTAGGAAAGCTTTAGctcaaatgataattttggatgaACTGCCATTTAGTTTTGTTGAAAAGGAAGGATTTAAGAAGTTTATGGGAGTCACAATGCCTCAATTTCAAATTCCTTCTCGTAGAACATTGACAAGAGATTGTTATGAACTTTATTGTGAACAAAGACATAGTTTGAAGAATTCCTTCAATGAAGCACGTCCTAAAATCTGTCTTACAACAGATACTTGGACTTCTATACAAAGAATAAACTATATGTGTCTTACTGCTCACTTTATTGACAGAGATTGGAAATTGCATAAAAGGATAATAAACTTTTGTCCTATCTCTAGTCATAAGGGTGATGATATGGCATCGGTAATtactaattgtttgcttgatTGGGGGTTGGAAAATGTATTTACTATAACTGTAGATAATGCTAGTTCCAATGATGTCACAGTAAGAGAAGTGTCTAAACAATTGACTACCTGGGGAACTAATATAATGAATGGTAAACACCTGCATGTTAGATGTATGGCTCACATACTTAATCTCATTGTACAAGATGGGTTGAAAGAAATTGGTGTTTCTATCAAGAGAGTTAGACAAGCTGTGAGATACATTAGACAATCTCCCGCTAGGATTAGAAAGTTTAAAGAATGTTGTGAATCTCAAAAGTTAACTTCTAAGAGATCATTATGCTTAGACGTTTCAACTCGATGGAACTCTACATACATGATGTTAGACACAGCACAACAATTTGAGCTTGCCTTTGACAAATATAGTTTCTTTGATATTGGATTGTTGCATCATCTTCGTACCTATGTTTGTGAAGATGGAACTAGTGCAGGTGATCTCACAAGTGTTGACTGGGATAATGTGAGAACAATGGTAAAATTTCTTGAAGCTTTTTATTTGCTTACTTTGAGGGTTTCTGGTTCTATTTATGTCACTTCCAATGTGCATTTTGTTGAAATTTGTGAGCTTGATCTTATATTGAAAGAGTGGATGGAACATGAAGATACTAGTTTGAAAGAAATggcaaaaaaaatgaaagaaaaatttgtcaagTATTGGGGTGAACCtgaaaaaatgaacaaaatgatCTTTATTGCATCAATTTTGGATCCCCGTAACAAGCTTGAATATGTTCCTTTTGCAATTGTGAGGATGTTTggagaaaacaaagggaaagaaTTGATTTTAGAGGTGAAAAATTATATGGATTCTTTGTTTGATTATTatgttaaaaaaaattcaataggAACATCATCTGCTTCATCTGGAAACACAACAACTACTGTCAGTGGTTATGGTAGCTTTTTAAAAAGAGGAACAATGAGAACAAAATTAGAATTTGAGAAACATAAGGAAGTGACCGGAGGTTTAGGTACTAAATCAGAGTTAGAAAGATATCTTGCTGAAGATCTTGAGCCTGAAACAGATGACTTTAAAATCTTAAAGTGGTGGAAAATCAATGAGCCTAGATTTCCCATTCTTGCGGAGATGGCTCGTGATGTATTAGCCATTCCTATTTCAAGTGTTGCATCTGAATGTGCATTCAGCACGGGAGGTCGCATTCTTGACTCGTTCAGGAGTTCGTTGACGCCTAAACTGGTGCAATCTCTTATTTGTCTTCAAGATTGGCTTAGAAGTGAACCTATTCCTATTAAAGTTGAGGAAGACTTGGAGTATCTAGAACAACTAGAACTTGGTAATTATTTTGTGTCTTTCCTTTATTATATTACAAATAGTTTACTTAACACTGATGATGCATGACAAAGTTTTCTTCTATATTTTCCTTAGATCTGGCTGATAGTGCAAAAGATTCAACTATTATTGACATATAGTTGCAACATGTACCATGTGTGGTAACTGGTAAGTTGATAGCCTTCTGTATATTTGAAGATATAACATTGATATACTTTATTATAAATCAATTGTGTTTTTGACCTATAATTATGTCTTTTGTTGCAAAGGTTTGATCATGGCGCCTAGATGGAAGTGATGCTATAGTAAATAGACTTCACTTGTTTCATGCTACTTAATGTAATTATTTCTTCTGGTTTTGAGACTTCAGCTGTTCAGCAGCATGAAAACTTTCTAACTTTTGGATTACTCTTTTGGTTATGTAATATGCTTGTACTAAACAATGGCAGCAAAGTAGCATAGATTCTAAGTTTTTTGTTCTCTCATGGGCCATGGCTGTAACTTGTAACCAGTGGCAGCAAAGCAGCATATCTATTTTGGTTTTTTGGTTCTGTAATGTAGTGCTCTTTTGGTTGTAACTACTAACTACTCCCTACTCCCTAGTTTATATTTGTTTGTATGATTGTGGGATCTTGTAGTTGTATGGACCAAGTAGAGGTGTAAACCGTGTAATTAGCAGCACATTCAAAAATCCAGGCTTACACTGAAAAGAACATATTTATGACTTAACACATTCAAAAAGTCC
This genomic stretch from Nicotiana sylvestris chromosome 9, ASM39365v2, whole genome shotgun sequence harbors:
- the LOC104230771 gene encoding zinc finger BED domain-containing protein RICESLEEPER 2-like, which produces MEENGSRVSETCEGGGSNDSLPNTEGLSPDSPDEAPKKRKVMQPRSDAWKHFEKYDDPSGAKRAKCNYCQKTYAAATKGTSSASSGNTTTTVSGYGSFLKRGTMRTKLEFEKHKEVTGGLGTKSELERYLAEDLEPETDDFKILKWWKINEPRFPILAEMARDVLAIPISSVASECAFSTGGRILDSFRSSLTPKLVQSLICLQDWLRSEPIPIKVEEDLEYLEQLELDLADSAKDSTIIDI